The Nitrospirae bacterium CG2_30_53_67 nucleotide sequence TTTGCCAGAAGCCTCAGCTTCAAAGCGGTTTTGGGAATTGTGATCCCCATGGCCTGTTCCACGGCCCTCAGGCTGGCAAGGGTATGACCGATGGAACAGATCCCGCAGATACGCGAGGTGAGGACCGGGGCGTCATTGTGCGATACCCCCCGGAGCATGGCTTCAAAGAACCGGGGTGTTTCAACCACCTCCCATCTGGCCTGCACAAGCGCTCCGTCTTTGACCTCGATATGGATATTGCCATGGCCTTCAACACGGGTTAAATGGCGGACATCCACATTCATATTTACTTTCATATCTCACACCCCTCTCTTGGCATTGAAGGAGTGGACCCTCTCCTGTATCGGAGAAACCACATGGCCGGTCCTGATTCCGTCCAGCCCATTGAAGAAAGCGATTTTGTCTTCAATCTCTGAACGGGGATAGCCTTTCTTCAGCATGGTTTCCATAAACGAATCATAATTGGCATCTTCTGCCGGCCCGCGGCATCCCCGGCAGCCGACCTTGCCGGCGATGCATACGGCGCCGCAGCCGGCGAGCGTCAGCGGGCCGAGGCAGATCGTCCCGAAATCGAACATGCAGATATTCATCTTCTGCCTGCACTCCACGCAGACCGGATACTTGGGGATCCTGATTTCCGAACCGGTCACCAGGGCGATGACGATTTTTTCCACCTCGGTCTTGGAAACAGGGCATCCGGGAATCTCAAGGTCCACAGGCACGACCTCCTTGACACTTTTCACCTCGCCCGTCTCCACCTCATGGTTGCCGTAGACTTCCCGAACCACATCGGAGATATCAAATCTCTCTCTTATTTTGTTGACGCCTCCGAAGCAGGCGCAGGACCCCAGGGCGACCAGGACCCCGGCATTGGCCCTGATCTGTTTGAGCCTCGTGATCTCATCCTCACGGGAAATGGAGCCTTCCACGAATGCGATGTCATAGTCGTCGCTTTGGTCGGAAGAGGCTTCTCTGAAATTGACCACCTCGATCAGGGAGAGAAAATCCGGGAGCGTCTCTTCCTTGTTCAGGAGCTGCAGTTCGCACCCCTCGCATCCCGTAAAATCAAAGACCCCGATTTTGGGTTTGGCTGTTTCAATGCCGAGATATTTCAAAGCGGTCCTCCTTAAATGGCCTCTCTGAGGTTCATCACGGACCAGTAATCAAAGACCGGCCCGTCCACGCACGTAAAGGTCGAACCCACCATGCACCGGCAGCATTTCCCCATACCGCAGTGCATCCTTCGCTCCAGGGAGACGAACATCTGGTTCATGGGGACACCGAGGTCATCCATGTGATCGCAGACGAATTTAAACATGACCGGCGGGCCGCACACAATGGCATAGGTGCGTGACGGATCAATGGCGACATCCTGAAACAGGTCTGTGATCAGTCCGGTTTTCCCCGTCCAGTTCTTATCCGCTTTTTCCACCACCGTATGCATCTTGATGTGGCTGATTTTCACCCATTCTTCATACTGGTAGGTAAAGAGCATCTGCCAGGGCTCCTTGGCGCCGTAAAGGATATGCACGTCTTTGTATTCGGAGCGGTGTTCATTCACCCAGTATATGGGCGCTCTCAGCGGCGCGAGCCCAAGGCCGCCGGCGATCAGAAGAATATGGTGTCCTGCCATCTTCTCCATGGGGAAAGACGTGCCGAAAGGACCGCGAATGCCGACTTTCGACCCGATGACGGCCTTATGGAGGATCCGGGTGGTGCGTCCGGCTTTTCGTATGCACAACTCGATGAATTCCCTGTTGTTGGGAGAACTGGCTATGGAAATGGGAATCTCTCCGAAACCGGGGACTTCCACCATCACAAACTGACCGGCCCGGAAATTGAAGATCTCTCTTTCCACGGGGTCGAGTATTTTCAAATGAAAGAGCTTTTCCATGGGGGTCAGTTCGACAATGTTTGTGATCTCGCACTTGTATACCTGGTCCGTTTTCATCACAATCGATTTCCGATTGTATTGCGGCGGCTTCACCATGAACGGTTCAAGATTAATATCTTCTTTTCGGATCCTGTAGTTCATTCTCCGCTCTCCATTCTCAGATCGTTGATGACGTCT carries:
- a CDS encoding NADH:ubiquinone oxidoreductase — translated: MKYLGIETAKPKIGVFDFTGCEGCELQLLNKEETLPDFLSLIEVVNFREASSDQSDDYDIAFVEGSISREDEITRLKQIRANAGVLVALGSCACFGGVNKIRERFDISDVVREVYGNHEVETGEVKSVKEVVPVDLEIPGCPVSKTEVEKIVIALVTGSEIRIPKYPVCVECRQKMNICMFDFGTICLGPLTLAGCGAVCIAGKVGCRGCRGPAEDANYDSFMETMLKKGYPRSEIEDKIAFFNGLDGIRTGHVVSPIQERVHSFNAKRGV
- a CDS encoding oxidoreductase, which translates into the protein MKTDQVYKCEITNIVELTPMEKLFHLKILDPVEREIFNFRAGQFVMVEVPGFGEIPISIASSPNNREFIELCIRKAGRTTRILHKAVIGSKVGIRGPFGTSFPMEKMAGHHILLIAGGLGLAPLRAPIYWVNEHRSEYKDVHILYGAKEPWQMLFTYQYEEWVKISHIKMHTVVEKADKNWTGKTGLITDLFQDVAIDPSRTYAIVCGPPVMFKFVCDHMDDLGVPMNQMFVSLERRMHCGMGKCCRCMVGSTFTCVDGPVFDYWSVMNLREAI